In Camelina sativa cultivar DH55 chromosome 16, Cs, whole genome shotgun sequence, a single window of DNA contains:
- the LOC109129503 gene encoding uncharacterized protein LOC109129503: MHKPRRRXXKTPCSKKLGGYLKEQKGRLYIIRRCVVMLICWHD; this comes from the exons ATGCAT aaaccaagaagaagaNNNNAGAAGACGCCATGCAGCAAAAAGCTCGGAGGATACTTGAAAGAGCAGAAGGGAAGGCTTTACATCATCAGAAGATGTGTGGTCATGCTCATTTGCTGGCATGACTAA
- the LOC104753654 gene encoding uncharacterized protein LOC104753654, protein MWNSRSREWMYNRIDPRINNISREYSAGVDEFIEFACSQLPMAKRGKGKIPFPCIICENEKSLKADIVSTHLHGTNSHYDTADYASGSQLVEHDIGNVYAGMANDAFQGSTTFNATDGSGYYVQEEPTHEAKKFYDMLDAANIPIYEGCREDENLEHYKFCAKLRYKTSDGRTRIPFSRMWYLPIGDRLKRMYQSQKTAAAMRWQAEHESQDGVMCHPSDAAEWKNFQKLHPSFAEEKRNIYLGLCTDGFNPFGMSKNHSMWPVIITPYNLPPDMCMGSEYLFLTILNSGPNHPRAGIDVFLQPLIEELKELWSNGVEAYDISLDQNFNLRAALLWTINVFPAYGMLSGWTTHGRISCPICMDDTKAFQLPAGRKTFWFDCHRRFLLAGHSLRKNKKDFLKGKHALNDNPPQSLTGEQVLYERIRHVRPPKTSEVGGNGHEVKVDGYATWHNWHKESILWELSYWPDLTLRHNLDMMHIEKNVHNNIMYTAMNVKDRSKDNVRSRVDIARFCDRPKLHMDDRGKAPFPIWRLTAKAKQCLLEWVKNDVRFPDEYVADLVNCVDEEQKISSRAKQYDAGEVPRYPIPVPDIFTQAGRPSGVSSEIWLSEKVYKCAHAYVLRICDYFRPHERLLEAQIQYEYPELSDEEVTSKRDEDFASWIRQYVNTMRDQESFPPWVYDIVEGPENCVISWPVYFTRGYLFHIQDHGRTKKTMHYGVCVKRQNYSEDSEEDDFYGILENIIELQYPGFLGLKITLFYCKWYDPTIGKGTRVRDGGIVDVLESGKYHNXIMSLFLHGFMI, encoded by the exons atgtggaattCTAGATCAAGAGAGTGGATGTACAACCGGATTGATCCAAGGATAAACAATATCTCGAGAGAATATTCGGCGGGTGTTGATGAGTTTATCGAATTTGCTTGTTCTCAGCTGCCAATGGCCAAAAGAGGTAAAGGTAAAATCCCGTTCCCTTGCATAATTTGTGAGAACGAGAAGTCTTTGAAAGCAGATATTGTTTCGACGCATCTGCATG GAACAAATAGTCATTATGATACTGCAGATTATGCTAGCGGTAGTCAATTAGTAGAGCATGATATAGGGAATGTATATGCTGGGATGGCGAATGATGCATTTCAGGGTTCGACGACATTTAATGCAACTGATGGAAGTGGATATTATGTTCAGGAAGAACCGACTCATGAGGCAAAAAAGTTTTATGACATGTTAGATGCTGCGAATATTCCTATTTATGAAGGTTGTCGTGAAG ACGAGAATTTGGAGCATTATAAGTTCTGCGCAAAACTGAGATACAAGACTAGTGATGGACGAACTAGAATACCATTCAGCCGTATGTGGTATTTACCTATTGGTGACAGATTGAAGAGGATGTATCAATCACAGAAAACTGCAGCAGCGATGAGATGGCAAGCTGAGCATGAGTCACAAGATGGAGTAATGTGTCATCCATCTGATGCAGCAGAGTGGAAGAATTTCCAAAAGCTTCATCCTTCAtttgcagaagaaaagagaaacatttaTCTTGGATTATGTACAGACGGATTTAATCCTTTTGGGATGTCGAAAAATCATTCGATGTGGCCCGTGATCATCACACCATACAACTTGCCTCCAGACATGTGCATGGGAAGTGAGTATCTGTTTCTTACGATACTAAATTCTGGACCAAATCATCCGCGAGCAGGTATTGATGTTTTTCTCCAACCACTAATCGAGGAGTTAAAGGAATTGTGGAGTAATGGAGTGGAAGCGTATGACATTTCATTAGATCAGAATTTCAACCTTAGAGCTGCTCTTTTATGGACAATCAATGTTTTTCCTGCATATGGTATGTTGTCGGGATGGACTACACATGGAAGAATATCGTGTCCGATTTGCATGGATGATACAAAGGCGTTTCAGTTACCGGCTGGTAGAAAGACATTTTGGTTTGACTGCCATAGAAGATTTCTTCTTGCAGGGCATTCActacgaaaaaataaaaaagattttctGAAAGGTAAGCATGCTTTAAACGACAATCCACCTCAATCTTTGACTGGTGAGCAAGTTCTATATGAGCGTATACGGCATGTGCGACCTCCTAAAACTTCTGAAGTTggtggaaatggtcatgaagtcAAGGTCGACGGCTATGCTACATGGCATAATTGGCATAAAGAAAGTATCCTTTGGGAGTTATCATATTGGCCGGATTTGACGCTACGACACAATCTTGACATGATGCATATCGAGAAGAATGTCCATAATAACATCATGTATACTGCTATGAATGTTAAAGACAGATCAAAAGACAATGTGAGGTCAAGAGTAGATATTGCACGATTTTGTGATCGGCCCAAATTGCATATGGATGATCGAGGAAAAGCTCCATTTCCTATTTGGAGATTGACGGCCAAAGCGAAACAATGTTTACTAGAATGGGTGAAAAACGATGTTAGATTCCCTGACGAATATGTAGCAGATTTAGTTAATTGTGTAgacgaagaacaaaagatatccaGCAG GGCAAAACAATATGATGCAGGTGAAGTGCCCAGATATCCTATACCGGTACCGGATATATTCACACAAGCTGGACGTCCTAGTGGAGTAAGTAGTGAAATTTGGTTAAGTGAAAAAGTTTACAAATGCGCACATGCATATGTTCTACGGATTTGTGATTACTTCCGGCCGCATGAGAG ATTGTTAGAAGCGCAAATTCAATATGAATATCCAGAATTGTCTGATGAAGAAGTCACatcaaaaagagatgaagatTTTGCTTCCTGGATTCGACAATAT GTTAATACAATGAGAGATCAGGAGTCTTTTCCTCCATGGGTTTATGATATAGTCGAAGGTCCTGAAAATTGTGTCATCTCGTGGCCCGTTTATTTTACAAGAGGTTACCTGTTTCACATCCAAGATCACGGACGTACGAAAAAGACAATGCATTATGGTGTATGTGTCAAAAGACAAAACTATTCAGAAGATTCAGAAGAGGATGATTTTTATGGAATCTTGGAAAATATCATTGAACTTCAATATCCAGGTTTTTTAGGATTAAAGATCACCCTCTTCTACTGTAAATGGTATGATCCTACTATTGGTAAAGGCACTCGAGTAAGAGATGGAGGCATTGTTGACGTGCTCGAATCAGGGAAATATCATAACTNGATCATGAGTCTTTTCCTCCATGGGTTTATGATATAG